From the genome of Gorilla gorilla gorilla isolate KB3781 chromosome 4, NHGRI_mGorGor1-v2.1_pri, whole genome shotgun sequence, one region includes:
- the ARL4D gene encoding ADP-ribosylation factor-like protein 4D — protein sequence MGNHLTEMAPTASSFLPHFQALHVVVIGLDSAGKTSLLYRLKFKEFVQSVPTKGFNTEKIRVPLGGSRGITFQVWDVGGQEKLRPLWRSYTRRTDGLVFVVDAAEAERLEEAKVELHRISRASDNQGVPVLVLANKQDQPGALSAAEVEKRLAVRELAAATLTHVQGCSAVDGLGLQQGLERLYEMILKRKKAARGGKKRR from the coding sequence ATGGGGAACCACTTGACTGAGATGGCGCCCACTGCCTCCTCCTTCTTGCCCCACTTCCAAGCCCTGCATGTCGTGGTCATTGGGCTGGACTCTGCTGGAAAGACCTCCCTCCTTTACCGCCTCAAGTTCAAGGAGTTTGTCCAGAGTGTCCCCACCAAAGGCTTCAACACCGAGAAGATCCGGGTGCCCCTCGGGGGATCGCGTGGCATCACCTTCCAAGTGTGGGACGTCGGGGGGCAGGAGAAGCTGCGACCACTGTGGCGCTCTTATACCCGCCGGACAGACGGTCTAGTGTTTGTGGTGGACGCTGCGGAGGCTGAGCGGCtggaggaggccaaggtggagttGCACCGAATCAGCCGGGCCTCGGACAACCAGGGCGTGCCAGTGCTGGTGCTGGCCAACAAGCAGGACCAGCCCGGGGCACTGAGCGCTGCTGAGGTGGAGAAGAGGCTGGCAGTCCGAGAGCTAGCAGCCGCCACTCTCACTCATGTGCAAGGCTGCAGCGCTGTGGACGGTCTGGGCCTGCAGCAGGGCCTGGAGCGCCTCTATGAGATGATCCTCAAGAGGAAGAAGGCAGCTCGGGGTGGCAAGAAGAGACGGTGA